A window of the Terriglobia bacterium genome harbors these coding sequences:
- a CDS encoding Gfo/Idh/MocA family oxidoreductase, which translates to MRNESISRRDFMRRTSTAAGAALVGKSILLEAENPAASPSPVPPSDTVRFGMVGIGMQGSGLLGTSIRLPGVECVAACDLYDGRHTLANAIIQRETGKTVPATRQYKELLENKDIDCIVAAVPDHWHERIIVDACSAGKDIYCEKPMTHEVSQGFPIIEAANKNQRIVQIGSQRRSSIIYAKAKELIDSGAIGDVRLVEDTMGRNSPCGAWVYPPPPGLSTENLDWETWQGSAPKHPFSPIRFARWRAFRDYGEGIPGDLYVHLLTGIHYIMGVTAPPERAYSQGGLFQWNVDGRDYPDQMSTVYEYPNFRCMIRVTLDNDEDEVVKILGTRGTIEIQGRGLTVSPQDGKDHAPCYYASSFPPKLHAEYVKQWEAEHKTAPGTAQPIEGASYHTPPGYNEDAQHLWNFFQSVRTRRPSVEDPVFGNNTAIGCHLANYSYFHKAEAMWDAGGRTIKGL; encoded by the coding sequence AACTTCCACTGCTGCCGGCGCGGCGCTGGTTGGCAAATCGATCCTGCTCGAAGCTGAAAATCCTGCCGCTTCGCCCAGTCCTGTCCCGCCCAGCGACACGGTGCGCTTTGGCATGGTCGGCATCGGCATGCAGGGCTCGGGTTTGCTGGGTACATCCATCAGGCTTCCCGGCGTTGAATGCGTGGCGGCCTGCGATCTATACGACGGGCGGCACACCCTTGCCAATGCAATTATTCAAAGGGAAACCGGCAAAACAGTCCCCGCCACCCGGCAGTATAAGGAGCTGCTGGAAAACAAGGACATAGACTGCATTGTTGCGGCGGTTCCCGACCACTGGCACGAGCGCATCATCGTGGACGCCTGCAGCGCAGGGAAGGACATCTATTGCGAAAAGCCCATGACGCACGAAGTAAGCCAGGGCTTTCCCATCATCGAGGCCGCGAACAAGAACCAGCGCATTGTGCAGATCGGCAGCCAGCGCCGAAGTTCCATCATCTATGCCAAGGCCAAGGAACTCATCGACTCAGGGGCCATCGGAGATGTCCGGCTGGTTGAAGACACGATGGGCAGGAATTCCCCTTGCGGCGCCTGGGTGTATCCGCCGCCACCCGGCCTTTCCACTGAGAACCTGGATTGGGAAACGTGGCAGGGTTCGGCTCCCAAGCATCCTTTCTCTCCCATTCGCTTCGCCCGGTGGAGAGCATTTCGTGACTATGGGGAAGGCATTCCGGGCGACCTTTACGTGCATCTGCTCACCGGGATCCACTACATCATGGGCGTGACCGCTCCTCCGGAGCGCGCCTACTCCCAGGGAGGACTTTTCCAGTGGAATGTTGATGGGCGTGACTACCCTGACCAGATGTCCACGGTTTATGAATATCCGAATTTCCGTTGTATGATCCGCGTCACCCTCGACAATGATGAGGATGAGGTGGTGAAGATCCTCGGGACTCGCGGAACCATTGAAATTCAGGGGCGCGGGCTCACCGTTTCACCCCAGGATGGAAAGGACCATGCGCCCTGCTACTATGCCTCGAGCTTCCCTCCCAAACTGCACGCCGAATATGTGAAGCAGTGGGAAGCCGAGCATAAAACCGCGCCGGGCACGGCACAGCCGATTGAGGGCGCCAGCTACCACACTCCACCCGGTTATAATGAAGACGCACAGCACCTTTGGAATTTCTTTCAGTCGGTCAGGACGCGGCGGCCGTCGGTGGAGGACCCGGTTTTCGGGAACAACACCGCCATCGGATGCCACCTGGCGAATTACTCTTATTTCCACAAGGCAGAGGCTATGTGGGATGCCGGGGGCAGGACGATTAAGGGTTTATGA
- a CDS encoding sigma-70 family RNA polymerase sigma factor, which translates to MAQDPTVRQLLAGITQRDESALAQLYDVAAPGLFGLITEIISESEAAQEILKDVFIRLWRDAKRIEAGGGSVRVWLVLEARARAVDWQRSKAGLRTTAHTRVQWLMKSNSWMPRPVDIEYVEKRRHLLEKLVRRLPRPQSELLTLAIVKGFTETEIARQVEQPPGRVEHELRAGLRFLRHRLRAVMGTWSVSI; encoded by the coding sequence ATGGCCCAGGATCCTACAGTTCGGCAATTGCTGGCAGGCATCACGCAGCGCGACGAGTCGGCGCTGGCTCAGCTCTATGACGTGGCAGCGCCCGGTCTCTTTGGGCTGATCACCGAAATCATCTCTGAAAGCGAGGCTGCGCAGGAAATCCTTAAAGACGTTTTCATCCGTCTGTGGCGCGATGCAAAGCGGATCGAGGCGGGAGGAGGCAGCGTCAGGGTCTGGCTGGTACTGGAGGCCCGCGCAAGAGCTGTCGACTGGCAACGCTCGAAAGCAGGGTTGCGGACCACTGCCCATACCCGCGTGCAATGGCTGATGAAGTCGAATTCCTGGATGCCCCGCCCGGTTGACATTGAGTACGTTGAAAAACGACGGCACCTTCTGGAGAAGTTAGTTCGCCGTCTCCCCAGGCCCCAAAGCGAGTTGCTGACACTGGCGATTGTGAAAGGCTTTACGGAGACCGAAATAGCCCGGCAGGTTGAGCAGCCGCCGGGGCGGGTTGAGCATGAGTTGCGTGCCGGGCTGCGCTTTTTGCGGCACCGCCTGCGCGCCGTGATGGGAACATGGAGTGTCAGTATCTAG
- a CDS encoding APC family permease: MAEPGHKTGLRRDLGFLHATSLAITDMVGIGPFITIPLFLATMGGPQAMLGWLLGAALAFCDGLVWAELGAAMPRAGGSYHYLREAFGPAGAGRWISFLVVWQIMFSAPLSVASGSIGFANYFHYLVPSMTPWEVRVFASTIPLFLILLLYRRIRAVGNLSVVMLGGVMIGCFWVIISGLPHLSASHIFDFPPGAFHLNVLFWAGLGHATLYALYDYFGYYNVCYLAEEIREPGRIIPLAILFSISAVAIVYILMNTSILSVVPWREAQHSHFIASEYIQKLQGRFAGQVMTLLMLWIAFASAFSLLLGYSRIPYAAAADGNFFKVFARLHPQHDFPHVSLVTLGVIAAGFSLLRLPEVIVSLVATRVLLQYLPQAVGFFVLRFRRPDMERPFRMWFYPIPGVISLFGWLYILSTSARGALLFALVVFVLGTAAYFFRARANGEWPFLKAGSVKNEYGS; this comes from the coding sequence ATGGCAGAACCTGGGCACAAAACGGGCCTGCGGCGCGACCTGGGATTCCTCCATGCCACGTCTCTCGCCATTACGGACATGGTGGGGATCGGCCCGTTCATCACCATCCCGCTTTTTTTGGCGACAATGGGCGGTCCACAGGCCATGCTGGGATGGCTTCTCGGGGCGGCACTGGCTTTCTGCGACGGCCTGGTGTGGGCGGAACTGGGCGCCGCCATGCCCAGAGCCGGCGGAAGTTACCACTACTTGCGAGAAGCATTCGGCCCGGCCGGAGCAGGCCGCTGGATTTCCTTCCTGGTCGTCTGGCAGATCATGTTTTCGGCGCCGCTGTCGGTGGCGAGCGGCAGCATCGGATTTGCCAACTATTTCCATTACCTCGTCCCCAGCATGACGCCCTGGGAAGTGCGTGTGTTTGCGTCCACCATTCCCCTTTTTCTTATCCTCCTGCTGTACCGGCGGATCCGCGCGGTCGGCAACCTGTCAGTGGTGATGTTGGGCGGCGTGATGATCGGCTGCTTCTGGGTCATCATCTCCGGACTGCCTCACCTTAGCGCCTCGCATATTTTTGATTTTCCGCCCGGCGCCTTCCACCTGAATGTGCTGTTCTGGGCGGGCCTCGGACACGCTACCCTTTACGCGCTTTACGACTATTTCGGCTATTACAACGTTTGCTATCTGGCTGAGGAGATTCGCGAGCCGGGACGCATTATTCCATTGGCCATACTGTTTTCCATTTCGGCTGTGGCCATCGTTTATATTCTGATGAACACCTCGATTCTCAGCGTGGTTCCATGGCGAGAGGCGCAGCACAGCCACTTTATCGCTTCCGAGTACATCCAGAAGCTCCAGGGGCGTTTTGCCGGCCAGGTGATGACTCTGCTGATGCTCTGGATCGCCTTCGCTTCCGCTTTTTCGCTGTTGCTGGGGTATTCGCGCATTCCCTACGCCGCCGCGGCCGACGGCAATTTCTTCAAAGTCTTTGCCCGGCTGCACCCCCAGCACGATTTTCCTCACGTGTCGCTGGTGACGCTCGGCGTGATCGCCGCCGGCTTCAGCCTGCTGCGACTGCCGGAGGTGATTGTCAGCCTGGTGGCGACGCGCGTGCTTCTGCAGTATTTGCCGCAAGCGGTTGGCTTCTTTGTCCTCCGCTTCAGGCGGCCCGACATGGAACGCCCATTCAGGATGTGGTTTTATCCTATCCCAGGCGTTATTTCTCTGTTTGGCTGGCTGTATATTCTGTCTACTTCAGCGCGGGGAGCGCTGTTGTTTGCGCTTGTGGTGTTCGTGCTTGGCACCGCCGCTTACTTTTTCCGGGCCCGCGCCAACGGCGAGTGGCCTTTCCTTAAGGCGGGCAGCGTGAAGAATGAATACGGATCGTGA
- a CDS encoding class I SAM-dependent methyltransferase has translation MSKKHQATVQKQFTDTAEAFAKFAVRDSPEIIAEKVRFLKPQPEMLFLDVACGPGGLVVAMAPGLRYAYGMDLTPEMLRHSRQFQAEKQAGNVAFVRAEGEAIPYPDASFSLVSCQYAFHHIPKPELVLQEMLRVTKPDGSIFVDDTLGPESDDKFDLHNRIEVVRDPSHTRSLRLTTFLRMFDNFGLEIVSQSFKRHRRSFDQWMLRAGHKPGDKRYLETRRLMEKSAAGDKAGFSPQVQGDDIEITHNEGMFLVARRAES, from the coding sequence ATGTCGAAGAAACACCAGGCAACGGTCCAGAAGCAATTTACGGACACAGCAGAAGCTTTCGCAAAGTTTGCCGTGCGGGACTCACCCGAGATCATTGCGGAGAAAGTCCGGTTCCTGAAGCCCCAGCCCGAAATGCTGTTCCTCGATGTGGCCTGCGGGCCAGGAGGCCTGGTTGTCGCCATGGCTCCGGGGCTTCGATATGCATATGGAATGGACCTGACGCCCGAGATGTTGCGCCACTCGCGCCAGTTCCAGGCCGAAAAGCAGGCCGGAAACGTGGCTTTTGTTCGCGCCGAAGGAGAAGCGATTCCTTATCCCGACGCCAGCTTCAGTCTGGTGAGCTGCCAGTACGCGTTCCACCATATACCCAAGCCCGAACTTGTCCTCCAGGAGATGCTGCGCGTGACCAAGCCGGACGGGAGCATATTTGTGGATGACACTCTGGGCCCGGAAAGCGACGATAAGTTCGACCTGCACAACCGGATTGAAGTGGTTCGCGATCCCTCCCACACGCGATCGTTGCGGCTGACCACCTTCTTAAGAATGTTTGACAACTTCGGCCTCGAAATCGTTTCCCAGTCCTTCAAGCGGCACCGGCGTTCGTTCGACCAGTGGATGCTCCGCGCGGGGCACAAGCCCGGCGACAAACGGTACCTGGAGACCCGCAGGCTCATGGAGAAATCCGCGGCAGGCGATAAGGCGGGCTTTTCACCTCAGGTCCAGGGAGATGACATCGAGATTACCCACAACGAAGGGATGTTTCTGGTCGCCCGGCGCGCGGAGTCGTGA
- a CDS encoding dihydrodipicolinate synthase family protein codes for MPLESTELKSALQGIVGFGVTPFREDLNVDFEALRQNAAYLAEHCEVVVPLAGNGEIYALSPEEHKAIGRAVVEEVQGEKPVLVGVGFTVPIARDLAQAAESYGADGVLVLPPYFTHANEDGLFEYYNSIAAATKLGVILFQTHTTNFSPSLLRRLAKVQNIVGMKDEHGDMDQFVRQWGAVGDRMALLCGVGEILAPSYFALGVKAFTSGIVNFMPETCRKILAHLRAGELETAARVVDRETMRVYDLRVKRPGYRTLVIKEAMNLCGLNAGRVRPPLAPLPEADRQELRSILTGLGLLKGEAALK; via the coding sequence ATGCCACTTGAAAGTACAGAATTAAAATCAGCGCTGCAAGGAATCGTCGGGTTTGGCGTGACTCCGTTCCGCGAAGACCTCAACGTTGACTTCGAGGCGCTGCGGCAGAACGCGGCATACCTGGCCGAGCACTGTGAGGTGGTGGTCCCGCTGGCGGGCAACGGCGAGATCTATGCGCTATCGCCCGAGGAGCACAAAGCAATCGGGCGGGCCGTGGTGGAAGAGGTCCAAGGCGAAAAGCCCGTGCTGGTGGGCGTCGGGTTCACTGTGCCCATCGCCCGCGATCTGGCGCAAGCCGCGGAATCCTATGGCGCCGACGGTGTCCTGGTGCTTCCACCATACTTCACGCACGCCAACGAAGATGGTCTCTTTGAATACTACAACTCCATCGCGGCGGCGACGAAGCTGGGAGTGATCTTGTTTCAGACGCACACCACCAATTTCAGCCCTTCGCTGCTCCGCCGTCTGGCGAAGGTTCAGAATATTGTCGGGATGAAGGACGAGCACGGAGATATGGACCAGTTCGTCCGCCAGTGGGGAGCAGTTGGAGACCGGATGGCGCTGCTTTGCGGCGTGGGAGAAATTCTCGCTCCCAGCTATTTCGCCCTGGGCGTCAAAGCGTTTACCAGCGGCATCGTGAACTTTATGCCCGAGACCTGCCGGAAGATTCTGGCGCACCTTCGCGCGGGAGAGTTGGAAACCGCCGCGCGCGTAGTTGATCGGGAGACGATGAGAGTTTATGACCTTCGCGTCAAAAGACCCGGTTACAGGACCCTGGTCATCAAGGAAGCCATGAATCTTTGCGGACTGAATGCTGGTCGCGTTCGGCCACCGCTTGCACCGCTTCCTGAAGCAGACCGCCAGGAGTTGCGGTCCATCCTTACTGGCTTGGGGCTGTTGAAGGGCGAGGCCGCACTCAAGTGA
- a CDS encoding formylglycine-generating enzyme family protein: MSEFAEPCCVLVPAGDFQMGCAAGRDDEQPVHRVWIDPFEMAVFQVRNRDWAVFMDATDHPGPPEWRSRDFSHPDQPVVAVNWLEANQYCCWLSRVSGRQYRLPTEAEWEKAAQGGKEGARYPWGDDLPETHSEYIRRWAGRISGPLPVGQGTPNPFGLYDVGENVHEWCADWYSKEYYACSPKCNPAGPPSGERRASRGGAWRHHIKASRCAARSSIPPDFRYTDYGFRVVRNIS; this comes from the coding sequence ATGAGCGAATTCGCTGAGCCTTGCTGCGTCCTGGTCCCTGCCGGTGATTTCCAGATGGGTTGCGCCGCCGGTCGGGACGACGAGCAACCCGTCCATCGAGTCTGGATCGACCCGTTTGAAATGGCGGTTTTCCAGGTCCGAAATCGCGACTGGGCGGTGTTCATGGATGCCACGGACCATCCTGGGCCTCCCGAATGGCGGAGTCGGGACTTTAGCCATCCTGACCAGCCGGTGGTGGCTGTAAACTGGCTTGAAGCCAATCAATACTGCTGCTGGTTGAGCCGAGTGAGTGGCCGGCAGTATCGCCTGCCCACGGAGGCCGAGTGGGAGAAAGCCGCGCAAGGCGGGAAAGAGGGCGCGCGGTATCCGTGGGGCGATGACTTGCCCGAGACGCACAGCGAATACATTCGCCGCTGGGCAGGGAGGATTTCCGGGCCCCTGCCGGTAGGCCAGGGCACGCCCAACCCATTTGGCCTTTATGATGTGGGCGAGAACGTCCACGAGTGGTGTGCAGACTGGTACTCGAAGGAATACTATGCCTGCTCGCCGAAGTGTAATCCCGCGGGTCCGCCGTCCGGTGAGCGGCGCGCATCGCGAGGAGGCGCCTGGCGTCACCACATCAAGGCGAGCCGTTGCGCCGCGCGCTCCAGCATTCCGCCAGATTTCCGGTATACGGATTACGGCTTTCGAGTGGTCCGCAACATCTCGTAA
- a CDS encoding beta-N-acetylhexosaminidase yields MPNRFDRRSFLGRTTGSLLATSILPGASRAAGSAFEGEMPDAQLGGGDSMGPADPVGIFPKPHEMTESTGRFLLNEESTIILPGAASENDQRLARHLVEELSDRYGVQPRVRNENSLPNGNRFILMGSINNPLVREFCRQHRPDVSATSPGPEGYYLQVDDHSIVVAGSDDRGAFYGLQSLRQLIGKGEGQLQVNCVQVRDWPDKPFRGIYLYVPGRDNLPMFKRFVREFMARYKFNTVVMEMNACMRFDSHPELNEGWVEFTRDTNYSRRNYPPGPLHGREQNSSHQDCGDGAFLEKAEVADLIEWCRHHSIEVIPAIPSLTHAFYLLTRHKDLSEVPGDKWPDTYCASNPQSYKLLFEVMDEFLEVMKPSLVHAGHDEWFAPFGLCPCCKSKNPGEVYGNDLIKVHEYLANKNTKMAIWGDYLLESVRGKGLRRHVTHDGWVYHSPGAMTPQQVKELVPKDILIFNWFWSEKENGRSNEAQLDDFGFRQIYGNMEPDVQNYPERIKRSTIIGGAPSAWEATNEFNFGKDLIYSFLGCSSLLWSTGVMEPAQLSSTVQASIPGLRRDLSGDTTPSEAGDPASPINISPSFNTPLRQLVFSVDLSGMRGGRITMGNRVFDLESPGAVSGNALVMVGAEGETPNPLPREVQGIRIGEDATGLIFLHACARPATNKEAYRLIWDMRDSADLLGWYEVVYDDGLPEVIPIRYGVNILEWNWRSHPRRGAYCYGADEVACGREDTDSISFFAFEWPSPRLGQVIREVNLKGSTGFRGAVKGFENHFGNVIPSNGVMLKAISFAKKRS; encoded by the coding sequence ATGCCAAACAGATTCGATCGCCGTTCATTCCTGGGCCGCACGACGGGTTCGCTGCTGGCGACCTCGATTCTTCCGGGCGCCAGCCGGGCCGCTGGTAGCGCGTTTGAGGGCGAAATGCCGGACGCACAACTTGGAGGCGGAGATTCGATGGGCCCTGCGGACCCGGTAGGGATATTTCCCAAGCCCCATGAGATGACCGAATCAACTGGACGTTTCCTGCTGAACGAGGAGAGCACGATCATCCTTCCCGGCGCAGCTTCCGAAAATGATCAGCGCCTGGCGCGTCATCTGGTCGAGGAATTGAGCGACCGCTACGGAGTCCAGCCTCGTGTCCGGAATGAAAATTCTCTGCCCAATGGCAATCGCTTCATCCTGATGGGATCGATTAACAATCCCCTGGTGCGTGAGTTTTGCCGTCAGCATCGACCGGACGTTAGCGCTACCAGTCCGGGTCCCGAAGGATATTACCTCCAGGTTGATGACCATTCAATCGTGGTCGCCGGGTCTGACGACCGCGGAGCTTTCTACGGCCTGCAGTCACTCCGGCAATTGATCGGGAAAGGGGAGGGCCAACTCCAGGTTAATTGCGTGCAGGTACGGGATTGGCCTGACAAGCCATTTCGGGGGATTTACCTTTACGTGCCTGGCCGGGACAACCTTCCCATGTTCAAGCGCTTTGTGCGCGAGTTCATGGCTCGGTACAAGTTCAATACAGTTGTTATGGAAATGAACGCCTGTATGCGTTTCGACAGCCACCCGGAGTTGAATGAAGGCTGGGTGGAGTTTACGCGCGACACCAACTACAGCCGCCGCAATTACCCGCCGGGCCCCTTGCACGGCAGGGAACAGAATTCTTCACATCAGGACTGCGGGGACGGAGCATTCCTTGAGAAGGCTGAAGTGGCTGACCTGATTGAATGGTGCCGGCATCACTCGATTGAAGTCATTCCTGCCATCCCGTCGCTGACCCATGCCTTCTACCTGTTGACCCGGCACAAAGATTTGTCGGAGGTTCCCGGCGACAAATGGCCGGATACGTACTGCGCGTCGAACCCGCAAAGTTACAAGCTCCTGTTTGAAGTGATGGACGAATTTCTGGAGGTGATGAAACCCAGCTTGGTCCACGCAGGTCATGACGAATGGTTCGCTCCTTTCGGCTTGTGCCCCTGCTGCAAATCGAAAAATCCTGGAGAAGTCTATGGCAATGATCTCATCAAGGTCCATGAGTATCTGGCAAACAAGAACACCAAGATGGCAATCTGGGGCGATTATCTGCTGGAGAGCGTACGCGGCAAAGGGCTGCGCAGGCACGTTACCCACGACGGATGGGTTTACCACTCGCCCGGCGCTATGACTCCGCAGCAGGTGAAGGAACTGGTCCCCAAAGACATCCTGATTTTCAACTGGTTCTGGTCCGAGAAGGAGAACGGCAGGAGTAACGAAGCACAACTGGATGATTTCGGATTTCGCCAGATTTATGGAAATATGGAGCCGGACGTACAGAACTACCCTGAGCGCATCAAGCGTTCCACGATCATCGGTGGCGCTCCGTCAGCCTGGGAAGCGACTAACGAGTTCAACTTCGGGAAAGATCTGATTTATAGCTTTTTGGGTTGCAGCAGTCTTCTCTGGTCAACCGGCGTTATGGAACCTGCGCAACTTTCTTCCACCGTCCAGGCCTCCATTCCGGGTCTGCGGCGGGACCTCAGCGGAGATACAACGCCCAGCGAAGCAGGCGATCCCGCGTCGCCCATCAACATCTCCCCCTCGTTTAACACGCCCCTCCGGCAATTGGTCTTCTCAGTTGACCTCAGCGGCATGCGCGGCGGAAGAATAACGATGGGCAACCGGGTGTTTGATCTGGAATCACCTGGCGCTGTCAGCGGCAATGCTCTCGTGATGGTGGGCGCGGAAGGTGAAACGCCGAACCCATTACCACGCGAGGTTCAAGGCATCCGAATTGGAGAAGACGCCACCGGTCTGATTTTTCTGCACGCCTGCGCTCGGCCCGCCACCAACAAAGAAGCCTACCGCCTGATCTGGGACATGCGCGACTCCGCGGACCTTTTGGGATGGTATGAAGTGGTTTATGACGACGGCTTGCCTGAGGTTATCCCCATTCGCTACGGCGTCAACATTCTCGAATGGAACTGGCGTAGCCATCCCCGCCGGGGAGCCTACTGCTACGGAGCCGATGAAGTAGCTTGCGGCAGAGAGGATACAGATTCCATCAGTTTTTTTGCGTTCGAATGGCCAAGTCCGCGTCTGGGCCAAGTGATCCGAGAAGTCAATCTGAAGGGATCAACAGGATTTCGTGGTGCGGTCAAGGGATTTGAAAACCATTTTGGGAATGTCATCCCCAGCAACGGGGTGATGCTGAAAGCGATCAGCTTCGCGAAAAAACGAAGCTGA
- a CDS encoding response regulator, whose translation MRQRVVIIEDEKDIVDLVRYNFRKEGFDIESFSSGRDGLEYIRHNSVDLVLLDVMLPDVDGTEICRRVRADERLKGLPIIFLTAKGEEIDRVVGLELGADDYVVKPFSPRELVARAKAVLRRREAVPGKAEIIELPELRLDSGTREVKVRGRLIQLSALEFKLLHFLASQPRRVFTREQLLDNVWGADRFVTPRTVDVHIRRLREKIEKSGGSPQYVQTVRGSGYRFFPGDADSRED comes from the coding sequence GTGCGTCAGCGAGTTGTCATCATAGAAGACGAAAAAGATATTGTCGATCTCGTCCGGTACAATTTCCGGAAGGAAGGATTTGACATCGAGAGTTTTTCGAGCGGCAGGGACGGACTGGAATACATCCGCCATAATTCCGTTGACCTGGTCCTCCTCGACGTGATGCTGCCCGATGTTGACGGCACGGAGATTTGCAGGCGGGTGCGGGCGGATGAACGCCTGAAAGGGCTGCCTATTATTTTCCTGACGGCCAAAGGTGAAGAAATTGACCGTGTCGTTGGATTGGAGCTTGGGGCCGACGATTATGTTGTGAAGCCTTTCAGCCCGCGAGAACTGGTTGCTCGTGCAAAGGCCGTCCTGCGCCGCCGGGAGGCCGTGCCCGGCAAGGCGGAGATCATTGAACTGCCAGAGTTGCGGCTGGACTCGGGGACGCGCGAAGTGAAGGTTCGCGGCCGTCTCATTCAATTAAGCGCGCTCGAATTCAAGCTGCTTCACTTTCTGGCTTCTCAGCCCCGGCGTGTGTTCACCCGCGAGCAGTTGCTTGACAACGTCTGGGGCGCGGACCGCTTTGTGACCCCTCGCACGGTGGACGTCCACATTCGGCGTCTCCGAGAGAAGATCGAAAAAAGTGGAGGGTCGCCTCAGTACGTGCAGACCGTGCGAGGGTCCGGATACCGGTTCTTTCCCGGCGATGCAGACTCTCGCGAGGATTGA